In a single window of the Streptomyces cinnabarinus genome:
- a CDS encoding NUDIX domain-containing protein yields MSETQHSSPNSVPDSHCSSCGAPFGEGVTGWPRTCPVCGAIAYRNPLPVAIALQPVYDTQGTALVVITRTIPPARGGIALPGGYIDDREDWRQAVVRELKEETGIDAATRDVRLIDAMSAPDSHLLLFGLLPERPADQLPPSAGTDETEGWHLLRRPEELAFPLHTVAVRAWFEGRYI; encoded by the coding sequence GTGTCCGAAACTCAACACTCCAGCCCCAACTCCGTGCCCGACTCCCACTGTTCGAGCTGCGGAGCGCCCTTCGGGGAGGGCGTGACCGGCTGGCCCCGCACCTGCCCGGTCTGCGGCGCGATCGCCTACCGCAACCCGCTGCCGGTCGCCATCGCGCTCCAGCCCGTGTACGACACCCAGGGCACCGCCCTGGTCGTCATCACGCGAACCATCCCTCCCGCGCGTGGGGGCATCGCACTGCCCGGCGGATACATCGACGACCGCGAGGACTGGCGACAGGCCGTCGTCCGCGAACTCAAGGAAGAGACCGGCATCGACGCCGCCACCCGGGACGTACGGCTGATCGACGCGATGAGCGCGCCCGACAGCCACCTGCTGCTGTTCGGGCTCCTCCCGGAGCGGCCGGCCGACCAGCTCCCGCCGTCCGCCGGGACGGACGAGACGGAGGGCTGGCACCTCCTGCGCCGCCCCGAGGAACTCGCCTTCCCCCTGCACACCGTGGCCGTACGGGCCTGGTTCGAGGGCCGCTACATCTGA
- a CDS encoding Zn-ribbon domain-containing OB-fold protein produces the protein MIAGWFSGDGDEFRLLGTRCSACASVFFPREDAHCRNPGCPGGDLEEVPLSRRGRIWSYTDSQYRPPSPYVTDPELPWEPYTLIAVELEAERLVVLGQAVPGVTVRDLAVGMEVEVVPGVLHEDAETVRTTWQWRPTRGR, from the coding sequence GTGATCGCCGGATGGTTCTCCGGCGACGGGGACGAGTTCCGGCTTCTCGGTACGCGCTGCTCGGCATGCGCCTCGGTGTTCTTCCCGCGTGAGGACGCGCATTGCCGGAACCCGGGGTGCCCGGGTGGCGACCTGGAGGAGGTTCCACTCTCCCGACGGGGCCGGATCTGGTCGTACACGGACAGTCAATATCGGCCACCGTCACCCTATGTGACCGATCCGGAACTTCCGTGGGAGCCGTACACGTTGATCGCTGTGGAATTGGAGGCAGAGCGCCTGGTGGTGCTCGGGCAGGCGGTTCCCGGAGTCACCGTGCGTGATCTGGCGGTGGGCATGGAGGTGGAGGTCGTGCCGGGAGTTCTCCATGAGGACGCGGAGACGGTCCGGACGACCTGGCAGTGGCGGCCGACGAGGGGGCGATGA
- a CDS encoding lipid-transfer protein: MTDEVAVLGVGLHPWGKWGRGFVEYGAAAARAALADAELDWRDVGSIVGADTVRGGYPGYVAGATFAKALGWQGARVSSVYAACASGAQAIGAARAQILAGLADTVLVVGADAAPKGFFRPAGGDRPDDPDWLRFRVLGATNPTYFGLYARRRMALHGDTAEDFAQVKVKNSAMGALNPYARYRKRVTAEEVAASAVVADPLRLLDICATSDGGAALVLSSMDFARRHGMAEPVRIRAVSTVTPRYPSTVLDLPDIATDSAVAVEPAAETFRASIARAAYGEAGIGPEDLSLAEVYDLSTALELQWYEDLGLCAEGEGAKLLREGATGPGGRIPVNASGGLASFGEAVPAQAIAQVCELTWQLRGTAGDRQIAGARVGISTNQGLFGHGSAVVTVR; encoded by the coding sequence ATGACGGACGAGGTGGCGGTGCTCGGCGTGGGTCTGCACCCCTGGGGCAAGTGGGGGCGCGGCTTCGTCGAGTACGGCGCGGCGGCCGCGCGCGCGGCGCTCGCGGACGCGGAGCTGGACTGGCGCGACGTGGGGTCGATCGTCGGCGCGGACACCGTGCGGGGCGGCTATCCGGGCTATGTGGCCGGGGCGACGTTCGCCAAGGCGCTCGGCTGGCAGGGGGCCCGGGTCAGCAGCGTGTACGCGGCGTGCGCGTCCGGTGCCCAGGCCATCGGCGCCGCGCGGGCGCAGATCCTCGCGGGGCTCGCGGACACGGTGCTCGTGGTGGGGGCCGACGCCGCTCCGAAGGGCTTCTTCCGGCCGGCGGGAGGGGATCGGCCGGACGATCCGGACTGGCTGCGCTTCCGGGTCCTCGGGGCCACCAATCCGACGTACTTCGGCTTGTACGCGCGGCGGCGCATGGCGCTGCACGGGGACACTGCCGAGGACTTCGCTCAGGTCAAAGTGAAGAACTCGGCCATGGGGGCGCTGAATCCGTACGCGCGCTATCGCAAGCGGGTCACCGCCGAGGAGGTGGCCGCCTCCGCGGTGGTCGCCGATCCGCTGCGGCTGCTGGACATCTGCGCGACCTCCGACGGCGGCGCGGCGCTGGTGCTGTCCAGCATGGATTTCGCTCGGCGACACGGCATGGCGGAGCCGGTGCGGATCCGCGCGGTGTCCACGGTGACCCCGCGCTACCCCAGCACGGTGCTCGACCTGCCGGACATCGCGACGGACTCGGCGGTCGCGGTGGAGCCCGCCGCGGAGACGTTCCGGGCGTCGATCGCCCGCGCCGCGTACGGGGAGGCCGGTATCGGACCCGAGGATCTCTCCCTGGCGGAGGTCTACGACCTTTCCACCGCACTGGAGTTGCAGTGGTACGAGGATCTGGGGCTGTGCGCCGAGGGCGAGGGCGCGAAACTGCTGCGGGAGGGCGCGACCGGCCCAGGCGGGCGCATACCCGTGAACGCCAGCGGCGGGCTCGCCTCCTTCGGCGAGGCCGTGCCCGCACAGGCCATCGCCCAGGTATGCGAACTGACATGGCAGTTGAGGGGCACCGCGGGCGATCGGCAGATCGCGGGCGCGCGCGTGGGCATATCGACGAACCAAGGACTGTTCGGGCACGGCTCAGCTGTGGTCACGGTGCGGTGA
- a CDS encoding GGDEF domain-containing protein, with protein MHSWTDTLRFAFQPVVNLTTGGVAGLEVLARPETGDILAEARRDPELDGGLAVSAVRAAARKETLLPLHVNVFAGTLADLAGLPQLHDAVREVGRMTWEVTLDIVPPYTHVPQQALLEAVAALREQGFRISADGVGDGDVPLRLLIDMAPDLVKLDPSLLARPAAVRAMRTLCDELGALLCVEGVETELQYAAAVTAGAQLAQGELFAPPSRLPAADVYVPPRRPGGGAPPRSGPPVREFVRPAALLPATASAGQVRTLLTGSPDVSGVLLVDTRGVPVRSVHRSRFLLSMSGRYGHALYADRPAFKLGDAPRTVGVDATAWEVLDVVAVGDRDRTSDDVAVVDRYGRCVGVVRLADLVRALAESRVEEAAGLNPLTRLPGSDAITGEVDRRIADGRTFALSWLDVDHFKQVNDGAGFAAGDELIRAVGRTLQHAASGSTRVGHIGGDDFLVLADPEGLDPLAATVLDAPWSAGGRPVTLSLATVLCVPGSVLDHRQAAACLAPLKQAAKSLRGASWVLGRAGLPGHEIRRGAGAAAPERCAVAEPGRG; from the coding sequence GTGCACTCCTGGACGGATACTCTCCGCTTCGCCTTCCAGCCGGTGGTCAATCTCACCACCGGCGGGGTGGCGGGGCTGGAGGTTCTTGCCCGTCCGGAGACCGGCGACATCCTGGCCGAAGCCCGACGGGACCCCGAACTCGACGGCGGTCTGGCCGTGTCGGCGGTCCGGGCCGCGGCCCGCAAGGAGACGCTGCTGCCCCTGCATGTCAACGTCTTCGCCGGGACCCTCGCCGACCTCGCCGGGCTGCCCCAACTGCACGACGCCGTGCGGGAAGTGGGCCGGATGACCTGGGAGGTGACCCTCGACATCGTCCCGCCGTACACGCACGTGCCCCAGCAGGCGCTGCTGGAGGCGGTGGCCGCGCTGCGGGAGCAGGGCTTCCGGATCAGCGCGGACGGCGTCGGGGACGGCGACGTACCCCTGCGGCTGCTGATCGACATGGCGCCCGACCTGGTGAAGCTCGATCCCTCGCTGCTGGCGCGGCCGGCGGCGGTGCGGGCGATGCGGACCCTGTGCGACGAACTGGGCGCGCTGCTGTGCGTGGAGGGCGTCGAGACCGAGTTGCAGTACGCGGCGGCGGTCACGGCCGGCGCGCAACTGGCGCAGGGCGAGCTCTTCGCGCCGCCCTCCAGGCTGCCCGCGGCGGACGTATACGTTCCGCCCCGCCGCCCCGGTGGTGGCGCGCCTCCGCGTTCGGGGCCGCCGGTACGGGAGTTCGTACGGCCCGCCGCCCTCTTGCCGGCCACCGCGTCCGCCGGTCAGGTGCGCACCCTGCTGACCGGGTCGCCGGACGTGTCCGGAGTGCTGCTCGTCGACACGCGCGGGGTGCCGGTCCGGTCGGTGCACCGTTCGCGGTTCCTGCTGTCCATGTCGGGGCGCTACGGCCATGCCCTGTACGCCGACCGGCCGGCGTTCAAACTCGGGGACGCGCCGCGGACGGTCGGTGTCGACGCCACCGCCTGGGAGGTGCTGGACGTCGTGGCGGTGGGCGACCGGGACCGTACGTCCGACGATGTGGCGGTCGTGGACCGGTACGGGCGGTGTGTGGGCGTCGTACGGCTCGCGGACCTCGTACGGGCGCTCGCCGAGTCGCGGGTCGAGGAGGCGGCGGGGCTCAATCCGCTGACCCGGCTGCCCGGTTCGGACGCGATCACCGGCGAGGTGGACCGCCGGATCGCGGACGGGCGGACGTTCGCGCTGAGCTGGCTGGATGTCGACCACTTCAAACAGGTCAACGACGGCGCCGGGTTCGCGGCGGGTGACGAGCTGATCCGGGCGGTGGGGCGGACCTTGCAGCACGCGGCGTCGGGCAGCACGCGCGTGGGGCACATCGGCGGCGACGACTTCCTGGTACTGGCCGATCCGGAGGGGCTCGACCCGCTGGCCGCCACCGTCCTGGACGCGCCGTGGTCGGCGGGCGGGCGGCCCGTCACGCTGTCCCTGGCGACGGTCCTGTGCGTGCCGGGGAGTGTGCTGGACCACCGGCAGGCCGCCGCCTGTCTGGCGCCCCTGAAGCAGGCCGCGAAGTCGTTGAGGGGGGCCAGTTGGGTGCTGGGCCGCGCGGGGCTGCCCGGTCATGAGATCCGGCGCGGCGCCGGAGCGGCGGCACCGGAGCGGTGTGCCGTGGCCGAGCCGGGCAGAGGCTGA
- a CDS encoding MIP/aquaporin family protein encodes MSNGDIFLGEVIGTAILILFGAGVVAAVVLKDSKAKDAGWVVIAFGWGFGVLAGAYTAAPLSGGHLNPAVTLGIAIDTGEWDKVPLYMAGQMVGAILGAVLCWLAYFAQFQANAEEDKAQPTLGIFSTAPAIRNPVANLVTEIIATIGLVLPILAFGLTEGLGESGTAILIVSFLVVGIGLSLGGPTGYAINPARDLGPRLTHAVLPIPNKGTSDWGYAWIPVVGPLIGGALSGLIFNAAF; translated from the coding sequence ATGAGCAACGGAGACATCTTCCTCGGTGAGGTCATCGGTACCGCGATCCTGATCCTCTTCGGCGCCGGAGTCGTGGCCGCCGTCGTACTGAAGGATTCCAAGGCGAAGGACGCCGGCTGGGTCGTCATCGCGTTCGGCTGGGGCTTCGGCGTGCTGGCCGGGGCGTACACGGCCGCGCCGCTGTCCGGAGGGCATCTGAACCCGGCCGTGACCCTGGGGATCGCCATCGACACCGGGGAATGGGACAAGGTGCCCCTCTACATGGCCGGGCAGATGGTCGGCGCGATACTCGGCGCGGTGCTGTGCTGGCTGGCGTACTTCGCGCAGTTCCAGGCCAATGCGGAGGAGGACAAGGCGCAGCCGACGCTCGGGATCTTCTCCACCGCGCCCGCGATCCGCAATCCCGTGGCGAACCTGGTGACCGAGATCATCGCGACCATCGGCCTGGTGCTGCCGATCCTGGCGTTCGGACTGACCGAGGGGCTCGGCGAGTCCGGTACGGCGATCCTGATCGTCTCGTTCCTGGTCGTCGGCATCGGTCTGTCGCTCGGCGGTCCCACCGGATACGCCATCAACCCGGCCCGTGACCTGGGTCCGCGGTTGACGCACGCCGTCCTGCCGATTCCCAACAAGGGCACCTCGGACTGGGGTTACGCGTGGATCCCGGTGGTGGGACCGCTGATCGGCGGGGCGCTGTCCGGGCTCATCTTCAACGCAGCCTTCTGA
- the glpK gene encoding glycerol kinase GlpK: MTDKFVAAIDQGTTSSRCIIFDQNGAIVAVDQREHRQIFPKPGWVEHDATEIWSKVQAVVAGAIAKAGLRADQLSALGITNQRETTVLWDRATGKPVHNAIVWQDTRTSALCNQLGGSDGQDRFREQTGLPLASYFSGPKAAWLLDNVPGLRARAENGEIAFGTIDSWLIWNLTGGTDGGRHVTDVTNAGRTMLMNLETLQWDSSILAAMNVPEAVLPEIRSSAEVYGTAVGQLAGVPVASALGDQQAAVFGQACYDVGTAKNTYGTGSFLLLNTGNRPVPSKNGLLTTMGYKIGSEAPVYCLEGSIAITGALVQWFRDQLGIIRTADEIESLAASVDDNGGAYIVPAFSGLFAPYWRSDARGVVTGLTRYVTKAHLARAVLEATSWQTREVVDAMYQDSGVQITTLKVDGGMTKNNLLMQHQADVLDVPVIRPRVSETTCLGAAYAAGLATGVWNDLDELKSHWQKDVEWTPSMEAAVRDREYRNWRKAVEKSFGWLEDGEG; this comes from the coding sequence ATGACGGACAAGTTCGTCGCCGCTATCGACCAGGGCACCACCTCCAGCCGCTGCATCATCTTCGACCAGAACGGCGCGATCGTCGCCGTCGACCAGCGCGAGCACCGCCAGATCTTCCCCAAGCCCGGCTGGGTGGAGCACGACGCCACCGAGATCTGGTCCAAGGTGCAGGCGGTGGTCGCCGGGGCCATCGCCAAAGCCGGGCTGCGCGCGGACCAGCTCAGCGCGCTCGGGATCACGAACCAGCGTGAGACGACGGTGCTGTGGGACCGCGCGACGGGCAAGCCGGTGCACAACGCGATCGTGTGGCAGGACACCCGGACCTCGGCGCTGTGCAACCAGCTCGGCGGCTCCGACGGGCAGGACCGTTTCCGCGAGCAGACCGGGCTGCCGCTGGCGAGCTACTTCTCCGGGCCCAAGGCGGCCTGGCTGCTGGACAACGTGCCGGGGCTGCGGGCCCGCGCGGAGAACGGTGAGATCGCCTTCGGCACCATCGACTCCTGGCTGATCTGGAACCTCACGGGCGGCACGGACGGCGGCCGGCACGTCACCGACGTCACCAACGCCGGGCGCACCATGCTCATGAACCTGGAGACCCTCCAGTGGGACTCCTCGATCCTCGCCGCCATGAACGTCCCCGAGGCCGTGCTGCCTGAGATCCGCTCCTCCGCCGAGGTCTACGGCACCGCGGTCGGCCAGCTCGCCGGAGTGCCGGTCGCCTCCGCACTGGGCGATCAGCAGGCGGCGGTGTTCGGGCAGGCCTGCTACGACGTGGGCACGGCGAAGAACACGTACGGCACGGGCAGCTTCCTGCTGCTCAACACCGGCAACCGTCCGGTGCCGTCGAAGAACGGCCTGCTGACGACCATGGGCTACAAGATCGGCAGTGAAGCGCCCGTGTACTGCCTGGAGGGGTCCATCGCCATAACGGGCGCCCTCGTCCAATGGTTCCGCGACCAGCTCGGCATCATCCGCACCGCGGACGAGATCGAGTCCCTCGCGGCAAGCGTCGACGACAACGGCGGCGCGTACATCGTGCCGGCGTTCTCCGGCCTGTTCGCGCCCTATTGGCGCTCCGACGCGCGCGGGGTGGTCACCGGGCTCACCCGTTACGTCACCAAGGCGCATCTCGCGCGTGCCGTGCTGGAGGCGACGAGCTGGCAGACCCGCGAGGTCGTGGACGCCATGTACCAGGACTCCGGGGTGCAGATCACCACCCTGAAGGTGGACGGCGGCATGACGAAGAACAATCTGCTCATGCAGCATCAGGCGGATGTGCTCGATGTGCCGGTCATCCGGCCGAGGGTCTCCGAGACGACCTGCCTGGGCGCCGCGTACGCGGCCGGGCTCGCGACCGGGGTGTGGAACGACCTCGACGAGCTGAAGTCGCACTGGCAGAAGGACGTCGAGTGGACGCCGTCGATGGAGGCGGCGGTGCGGGACCGTGAGTACCGCAACTGGCGCAAGGCCGTGGAGAAGAGCTTCGGCTGGCTGGAGGACGGCGAGGGGTAG
- a CDS encoding GTP-binding protein, with protein MIFGRSERGKPPVEPVTLKILVAGGFGVGKTTLVGAVSEIRPLRTEEYLTEAGRPVDDTSGVEGKNTTTVAMDFGRITLREDLVLYLFGTPGQERFWFMWDELSEGALGAVVLADTRRLEDCFAAVDYFERRSIPFLVGVNCFEGAARYPADDVRQALDLDHDVPLVLCDARDRESVKEVLIGVVQHAMAQSADRRQAVTT; from the coding sequence ATGATCTTCGGGCGTTCTGAGCGCGGCAAGCCCCCGGTCGAGCCCGTCACGCTCAAGATCCTGGTGGCCGGCGGCTTCGGAGTGGGCAAGACCACCCTGGTCGGCGCGGTCAGCGAGATCAGGCCGCTGCGCACCGAGGAATACCTCACCGAGGCCGGGCGCCCGGTCGACGACACCAGCGGTGTGGAGGGCAAGAACACCACCACCGTGGCGATGGACTTCGGCCGCATCACCCTGCGCGAGGACCTGGTGCTGTACCTCTTCGGCACGCCCGGACAGGAGCGGTTCTGGTTCATGTGGGACGAGCTCTCCGAGGGCGCCCTCGGAGCCGTCGTCCTGGCCGACACCCGGCGCCTGGAGGACTGCTTCGCCGCCGTCGACTACTTCGAGCGGCGGTCCATACCGTTCCTCGTCGGCGTCAACTGCTTCGAGGGAGCGGCCCGTTATCCGGCCGACGATGTCCGGCAGGCCCTCGACCTCGACCACGACGTGCCGCTCGTGCTGTGCGACGCGCGGGACCGGGAGTCCGTCAAGGAGGTCCTCATCGGCGTCGTCCAGCACGCCATGGCCCAGAGCGCGGACCGCAGACAGGCCGTCACCACCTGA
- a CDS encoding hydantoinase B/oxoprolinase family protein, whose translation MTGWQFWVDRGGTFTDIVARRPDGRLLTHKLLSENPARYADAAVAGVRLLMNGSEEPVEAVRMGTTVATNALLERKGERTLLVVTRGFRDALRIAYQNRPRIFARRIELPELLHERVVEVDERIAADGTVLRAPDLDALAGPLRRAYDDGIRALAVVCVHSHLHPAHEQAVGQLAERIGFPQISLSSEVSPLMKLVPRGDTAVVDAYLSPVLRRYVQHVADELHGVRLMFMQSNGGLAEAGQFRGKDAILSGPAGGIVGMARMSQLAGFDRVIGFDMGGTSTDVSHFAGEYERVFTTQIAGVRLRAPMLDIHTVAAGGGSILHFDGSRYRVGPDSAGADPGPACYRGGGPLAVTDANVMLGRIQPAHFPQVFGPDGDLPLDADLVRDRFAALAREIRDRTGDDRTPEQVAEGYLQIAVANIANAVKRISVQKGHDVTRYALTTFGGAGGQHACRVADSLGIRTVLVPPMAGVLSALGIGLADTTAMREQSVEALLEAAAMPGVLKTADDLESAARSELLAEDVPEDRVRVVRRAQLRYDGTDTTLTVELTEPDTMRRTFEERHRATYSFVLDRPIVVEALSVEATGITEPPDLSTLATHQGRAVTPDTVRLHTGGAWRDVPLHRREDLPPGESVTGPAIITEAGSTTVVDDGWRAATTDDGHLVMERAAITESSDLGTQADPVLLEVFNNLFMSIAEQMGARLESTAQSVNIKERLDFSCALFDPDGNLVANAPHIPVHLGSMGTSVQEVIRRRGDSMRPGDTYAVNDPYHGGTHLPDVTVITPVFGTEDAADTESHRILFYVASRGHHAEIGGIAPGSMPADSRTIEEEGVLFDNWLLAEDGRFREEKTRGLLTEAPYPSRNPTTNLADLRAQIAANQKGVDEVARMIEDFGLDVVQAYMRHVQDNAEEAVRRVIDALDNGEYAYETDSGAVIRVSVRVDRESRSATVDFTGTSAQLANNFNAPFSVVNAAVLYVFRTLVDDDIPLNDGCLRPLRIVVPSGSMLAPEPPAAVVAGNVETSQAITGALYAALGIQAEGSGTMNNVTFGNERHQYYETVASGSGAGDGFPGAPVVQTHMTNSRLTDPEVLEWRLPVRLDEFAVRPGSGGDGRWRGGDGAVRRIRFLEPMTVSTLAQHRRVPPYGLAGGAPGALGAHRVERADGTVTALGGSDTADVGPGDVLVIETPGGGGYGPPSPEPHQAGEEIDDLRAF comes from the coding sequence GTGACAGGCTGGCAGTTCTGGGTCGACCGAGGCGGCACCTTCACCGACATCGTCGCGCGACGCCCCGACGGCCGGCTGCTCACCCACAAGCTCCTCTCGGAGAACCCCGCGCGCTACGCCGACGCGGCCGTCGCGGGCGTACGCCTGCTGATGAACGGCTCCGAAGAGCCTGTCGAGGCCGTCCGCATGGGCACCACCGTCGCCACCAACGCCCTCCTGGAACGCAAGGGTGAGCGCACCCTCCTGGTCGTCACCCGCGGCTTCCGCGACGCCCTGCGCATCGCCTACCAGAACCGCCCCCGCATCTTCGCCCGCCGCATCGAACTCCCGGAGCTGCTCCACGAGCGGGTCGTCGAGGTCGACGAGCGCATCGCCGCTGACGGCACCGTCCTGCGCGCCCCCGACCTCGACGCCCTCGCCGGACCGCTGCGCCGGGCCTACGACGACGGGATCCGCGCCCTCGCCGTGGTGTGCGTGCACAGCCACCTCCACCCCGCCCACGAACAGGCCGTGGGACAACTGGCCGAGCGGATCGGCTTCCCCCAGATCTCGCTGTCCAGCGAGGTCAGCCCGCTGATGAAGCTCGTCCCGCGCGGGGACACCGCCGTCGTCGACGCCTACCTCTCGCCGGTGCTGCGCCGCTACGTCCAGCACGTCGCCGACGAACTCCACGGTGTCCGGCTGATGTTCATGCAGTCCAACGGCGGCCTCGCCGAGGCCGGGCAGTTCCGCGGCAAGGACGCCATCCTCTCCGGCCCCGCCGGCGGCATCGTCGGCATGGCCCGCATGTCGCAGCTGGCCGGATTCGACCGGGTCATCGGCTTCGACATGGGCGGCACCTCCACCGACGTCTCGCACTTCGCGGGCGAGTACGAACGCGTCTTCACCACACAGATCGCCGGTGTCCGGCTGCGCGCCCCCATGCTGGACATCCACACCGTCGCCGCGGGCGGCGGCTCGATCCTCCACTTCGACGGCTCCCGCTACCGCGTGGGACCCGACTCCGCGGGCGCGGACCCCGGCCCCGCCTGCTACCGCGGCGGCGGCCCGCTCGCCGTGACCGACGCCAACGTCATGCTCGGCCGCATCCAACCGGCCCATTTCCCCCAGGTGTTCGGGCCCGACGGCGACCTGCCGCTCGACGCCGACCTCGTCCGGGACCGGTTCGCCGCCCTCGCGCGGGAGATCCGCGACCGGACCGGCGACGACCGCACCCCCGAGCAGGTCGCCGAGGGCTACCTCCAGATCGCCGTCGCCAACATCGCCAACGCGGTCAAGCGGATCTCCGTGCAGAAGGGCCACGACGTCACCCGCTACGCCCTCACCACCTTCGGTGGTGCGGGCGGCCAGCACGCCTGCAGGGTCGCCGATTCGCTCGGCATCCGCACCGTCCTCGTGCCGCCCATGGCCGGGGTTCTCTCCGCCCTCGGGATCGGCCTCGCCGACACCACGGCCATGCGCGAACAGTCCGTCGAAGCCCTCCTGGAAGCCGCCGCCATGCCGGGCGTCCTGAAGACCGCCGACGACCTGGAGTCCGCCGCCCGCTCCGAACTCCTCGCCGAGGACGTCCCCGAGGACCGCGTCCGGGTCGTCCGGCGCGCCCAGCTCCGCTACGACGGCACCGACACCACCCTCACCGTCGAGCTGACCGAGCCCGACACCATGCGCCGCACCTTCGAAGAACGTCATCGCGCCACGTACTCCTTCGTCCTCGACCGCCCGATCGTCGTCGAAGCCCTCTCCGTGGAAGCCACCGGCATCACCGAACCCCCCGATCTGTCCACCCTGGCCACCCACCAGGGCCGTGCCGTCACCCCCGACACCGTCCGCCTCCACACGGGCGGCGCCTGGCGCGACGTACCCCTCCACCGCCGCGAGGACCTTCCTCCCGGCGAATCCGTCACCGGACCCGCGATCATCACCGAGGCCGGCTCGACGACCGTCGTGGACGACGGCTGGCGGGCCGCGACGACCGATGACGGGCATCTGGTCATGGAACGTGCGGCGATTACAGAGAGTTCCGATCTCGGCACACAAGCCGACCCGGTTCTGCTGGAGGTCTTCAACAACCTCTTCATGTCGATCGCCGAACAGATGGGCGCCCGCCTGGAGTCCACGGCCCAGTCCGTCAACATCAAGGAGCGTCTGGACTTCTCCTGCGCGCTCTTCGACCCGGACGGAAACCTGGTGGCCAACGCCCCGCACATCCCCGTCCACCTGGGCTCGATGGGCACCAGCGTCCAGGAGGTCATCCGGCGCCGCGGCGACTCGATGCGGCCGGGCGACACCTACGCCGTCAACGACCCGTACCACGGCGGCACGCATCTGCCCGACGTCACCGTGATCACCCCGGTCTTCGGCACGGAGGACGCGGCGGACACGGAGAGTCACCGGATTCTCTTCTACGTCGCTTCCCGCGGCCACCACGCCGAGATCGGCGGCATCGCCCCCGGCTCCATGCCCGCCGACAGCCGCACCATCGAGGAGGAGGGCGTCCTCTTCGACAACTGGCTCCTCGCCGAGGACGGCCGCTTCCGCGAGGAGAAGACGCGCGGCCTGCTGACCGAGGCGCCCTACCCCTCCCGCAACCCCACGACCAACCTCGCCGACCTGCGCGCCCAGATCGCGGCCAACCAGAAGGGCGTCGACGAAGTCGCCCGCATGATCGAGGACTTCGGCCTCGACGTAGTCCAGGCGTACATGCGCCACGTCCAGGACAATGCAGAAGAGGCGGTCCGCCGCGTCATCGACGCCCTCGACAACGGCGAGTACGCCTACGAGACCGACTCCGGCGCCGTCATCCGGGTGAGCGTGCGCGTGGACCGGGAGAGCCGCTCCGCCACCGTCGACTTCACCGGCACGTCAGCGCAGCTGGCCAACAACTTCAACGCGCCGTTCTCCGTGGTCAACGCGGCCGTCCTGTACGTCTTCCGCACGCTCGTCGACGACGACATCCCGCTCAACGACGGCTGCCTGCGCCCTCTGAGGATCGTCGTGCCGTCCGGCTCGATGCTCGCCCCCGAACCGCCGGCCGCGGTCGTCGCGGGCAACGTCGAGACCTCCCAGGCCATCACCGGCGCCCTCTACGCGGCGCTCGGCATCCAGGCCGAGGGCTCCGGAACCATGAACAACGTCACCTTCGGCAACGAACGCCACCAGTACTACGAGACCGTCGCCTCCGGATCCGGCGCGGGCGACGGCTTCCCCGGCGCGCCCGTCGTCCAGACCCACATGACCAACTCGCGGCTCACCGACCCCGAGGTCCTGGAGTGGCGACTGCCCGTGCGGCTCGACGAGTTCGCCGTCCGGCCCGGCAGCGGCGGCGACGGACGGTGGCGCGGGGGAGACGGCGCGGTGCGCCGGATCCGCTTCCTGGAGCCCATGACCGTCTCCACACTCGCCCAGCACCGCAGGGTCCCGCCGTACGGGCTGGCCGGTGGCGCGCCTGGCGCGCTCGGCGCCCATCGCGTGGAGCGCGCGGACGGCACGGTCACCGCGCTCGGCGGCAGCGACACGGCCGACGTCGGCCCCGGCGACGTACTCGTCATCGAAACCCCCGGCGGCGGAGGCTACGGCCCACCGTCGCCCGAACCCCATCAAGCAGGAGAAGAGATCGATGATCTTCGGGCGTTCTGA
- a CDS encoding DUF742 domain-containing protein, protein MSADGQGRSHWFDDEAGPVVRPYAMTRGRTTSAAQHRLDLIAVVVTESQADDPEEDSTLSPEHVDIVELCRDAPQSVAELAAELDLPIGVVRVLVGDLVAGELVHVNRPVPPAELVDESILRDVINGLRAL, encoded by the coding sequence ATGAGCGCAGACGGTCAGGGAAGAAGCCACTGGTTCGACGACGAGGCCGGACCGGTCGTCCGTCCGTACGCGATGACGCGCGGCCGCACCACCAGCGCGGCCCAGCACCGCCTCGACCTCATCGCGGTGGTCGTCACGGAGTCGCAGGCGGACGACCCGGAAGAGGACTCGACACTGTCCCCAGAGCACGTGGACATCGTCGAACTGTGCCGTGACGCCCCCCAGTCGGTCGCCGAACTCGCCGCTGAACTCGACCTTCCGATCGGAGTGGTGAGGGTCCTCGTCGGGGATCTCGTCGCCGGGGAACTCGTCCACGTCAACCGGCCCGTCCCCCCGGCGGAACTGGTCGACGAGAGTATTCTGCGCGACGTGATCAACGGCCTCCGGGCGCTGTGA